Proteins encoded in a region of the Oryctolagus cuniculus chromosome 10, mOryCun1.1, whole genome shotgun sequence genome:
- the SLC14A1 gene encoding urea transporter 1 — MEDLPTMVKLDHSENQISPSRGRRCIPKALGYVTGDMKEFAEWLKDKPVGLQFISWVLRGISQVVFVSNPISGILIVVGLLVQNPWWALTGCVGAVVSTLTALLLSQDRSAIAAGLQGYNATLVGILMAVFSEKGNYFWWLLFPVSAVSMTCPVFSSALNSVFCKWDLPVFTFPFNMALSMYLSATGHYNAFFPSTLIIPVASVPNITWPNLSALELLKALPAGVGQIYGCDNPWTGGIFLFAILLSSPLMCIHAAIGSLLGIVAGLSLAAPFKDIYFGLWGFNSSLACIAIGGMFLALTWQTHLLALACALFTAYLGGSLTNLMARVGLPACTWPFCLSTLLFLLLTTKNPNIYKMPLSKVTYSEENRIFYRQTKKRMVDSPL; from the exons ATGGAGGATCTCCCCACTATGGTTAAACTGGACCACAGTGAAAACCAGATTTCACCATCTCGAGGCAGAAGATGCATCCCCAAGGCACTTGGCTATGTCACCGGCGACATGAAAGAATTCGCTGAATGGCTTAAAG ACAAGCCTGTGGGACTCCAGTTCATCAGCTGGGTTCTCCGGGGCATATCCCAAGTGGTGTTCGTCAGCAACCCCATCAGTGGCATCCTGATCGTGGTGGGGCTCCTGGTCCAGAACCCCTGGTGGGCTCTCAcaggctgtgtgggtgcagtggtcTCCACCCTGACTGCCCTCTTGCTCAGCCAGGACAG GTCGGCCATAGCAGCGGGGCTCCAGGGCTACAATGCCACGCTGGTGGGAATACTCATGGCTGTCTTTTCAGAGAAAGGAAACTATTTCTGGTGGCTGTTATTCCCTGTATCTGCTGTGTCCATGACGTG CCCAGTCTTCTCAAGTGCATTGAACTCTGTGTTCTGCAAATGGGACCTGCCTGTCTTCACCTTCCCTTTCAACATGGCCTTATCAATGTACCTGTCAGCCACAGGACACTACAATGCGTTCTTTCCAAGCACGCTGATCATACCTGTAGCCTCCGTTCCTAATATCACCTGGCCTAACCTCAGCGCCCTGGAG TTACTGAAGGCTCTGCCAGCGGGAGTCGGACAGATATACGGCTGTGACAACCCGTGGACTGGGGGTATTTTCCTGTTCGccatcctcctctcctccccgctCATGTGCATACACGCTGCCATCGGATCTTTGCTGGGCATAGTAGCTG GACTCAGCCTTGCAGCTCCATTTAAGGACATCTATTTTGGACTCTGGGGTTtcaacagctctctggcctgcaTCGCAATTGGAGGGATGTTCTTGGCACTCACCTGGCAGACCcacctcctggctcttgcctgcg CCCTGTTCACCGCCTACCTCGGAGGAAGCCTGACAAACCTAATGGCCAGG GTTGGACTGCCGGCCTGCACCTGGCCCTTCTGCCTGAGCACACTACTGTTCCTCCTGCTGACCACCAAAAACCCCAACATCTACAAGATGCCCCTCAGTAAAGTCACTTACTCGGAGGAAAACCGCATCTTTTACCGACAAACCAAGAAAAGGATGGTGGACAGCCCTCTGTGA